The following are encoded together in the Rhizobium tumorigenes genome:
- a CDS encoding Pnap_2097 family protein has protein sequence MNIALRPPGFRDPSSRDLVDRALYPHLLVGMPHMTPHSLSETWLMKELGHRHWLMLARELDMENADFRTAEGNEAYAAICATSLNAEGFGDVKANDILTIRSKLSAVSMTQTSTTHELSVKGRYIGGAELISTFVHRRTQGCNRSIARVAVSIPRPEIYKPSQLSKTASDLRNRRLDRHWGLPVIAAKPLQTFGFTPSPSQEFNGAGLFYFAELQAVAERALETFFPDKPPTTHCEVFFLGNIETNETVFFDLLSCDAQTETFHGQLRRTTGDVIATMFIRCNGVARTSNGPRSL, from the coding sequence ATGAACATTGCCTTGCGGCCTCCCGGGTTTCGGGACCCCTCTTCGCGTGACCTCGTGGACCGCGCCCTCTATCCGCATCTCCTCGTCGGCATGCCGCACATGACACCGCACAGTCTGTCGGAAACCTGGCTGATGAAGGAACTCGGCCATCGCCACTGGCTGATGCTGGCGCGCGAACTGGACATGGAGAATGCCGATTTCCGAACAGCCGAAGGAAACGAAGCCTACGCCGCCATCTGCGCCACCTCGCTGAACGCCGAGGGGTTCGGCGATGTGAAGGCAAACGACATCCTGACGATACGCTCAAAGCTGTCAGCAGTCTCGATGACGCAGACCTCGACGACCCACGAACTCTCCGTCAAGGGCAGATACATCGGAGGTGCCGAACTGATTTCCACCTTCGTGCATCGGCGAACCCAGGGCTGCAATCGCTCCATCGCCCGTGTCGCGGTGAGCATACCCAGACCGGAGATCTACAAACCCAGCCAGCTTTCAAAAACTGCCAGCGATCTACGTAACCGCCGGCTCGACCGACACTGGGGCCTGCCCGTCATCGCGGCGAAACCGCTGCAGACGTTCGGCTTCACGCCCAGCCCGTCGCAGGAATTCAACGGCGCGGGCCTTTTCTACTTTGCAGAATTGCAGGCGGTGGCGGAGCGGGCACTTGAGACTTTCTTTCCGGACAAGCCGCCAACGACGCATTGCGAAGTTTTCTTTCTAGGCAACATCGAAACAAACGAAACCGTCTTTTTCGACCTGCTCAGCTGCGACGCGCAAACTGAAACCTTTCACGGTCAACTCCGCCGAACGACAGGAGACGTCATCGCCACGATGTTCATCAGATGTAACGGAGTAGCCCGAACGTCAAACGGCCCGCGTTCGTTATGA